The nucleotide window GTAATTAAAATCGCTTCCTGTAAATCGCCGAATTTTGCAAATTGACTTAGTCCAAATTTCGAGCGATCCGCAACAACATACGCCTGCTTAGACTGCTTTATCGCAAGTTGTTTTAGCATCGCTTCTTCTAAGTCTGCTGTTGTATAGCCTTGCACCTCTGAAAATCCATTAGCCCCAATAAAGGCGCGGTCAAAATAATATTCCTGGAGCTGGGAAATAGCCTTAGATCCTATGATAGCTTGCGTTTTCGCTTTCACATGGCCGCCAATGATAACGGTTTCAATATTTTGTTCGATCAAAAGTGGCACATGCATTAAACCATTGGTCACTACTTTAACCTGTTTATTCGCAATATGAGGTATAAGATGTAATATTGTAGAACCTGCATCTAAATAAATGCATTCACCGTAACGAATGTGCTGTGCCGCTAGCTGCATAATCTGCTGCTTTTCAGTTAATGATTCAACAGACTTCTCCAACAAGCTTTTTTCACCTAGCATCGGGTTTCGCAAAGTAGCTCCCCCGTGAAAACGATCAATGAATTGCTTCTTATCAAGCTCAGTTAAGTCACGACGTATTGATGACTCCGATGAATTTGTAAAATCAACAAGTTGTTGTAAGGTAGCCGTACCATATTGCCGCAAATACGCTAATATTTGCTGTTGACGTTCTGTAAAAATAATCGTAATCACCTTCTATCTAAACACCATAATAAATTTAAATTATGGAGCTATTATTTGTTTTAAGTTGATTTTAAACGAAACATTCTGTAAAATCAATCACATATCATTCACAAACATTCAAATTGTTAATGTTATAACAACAAAACAATCAAATTCATTCAATTATGGAGGGTTTCAATATGTCGCAAAAAACATTTACAATCACAAGCAAAGAAGGGTTACACGCACGTCCCGCTAGTGCATTAGTAAAGGTAGCATCCGGTTTCTCTTCTGAAATTTTCTTACAATACGGTGAGAAAAACGTGAACTTAAAATCAATTTTAGGTGTTATGTCACTTGGTGTGCCAGCAGGTGGAGAATTTACAATTACAGCAACAGGTTCTGATGAAGAAGTAGCTCTGCAGCAATTAGACGCTATTTTAAAAGAGCAAGGACTGGTTTAATGAAAATACAAGGAATTGCCGCTGCTAGTGGAATTTCAATTGCAAAAATCGTAAAGTTTGAGCCTGTAACAATACTTGAGCAAACAGAAATAGGCACAACAGAACAAGAGTTAGCTAAACTAACTCAGGCAATTGCCGATTCAAAAATCGATTTACAGCAGCTTGAAGCCCAAACAGCTGAACGTTTAGGAACATCTGAAGCAGAAGTTTTCGGTGCACATTTACTTGTATTACAGGACCCAGAATACATTGATACGATCGAAGCACTTATTCATGAAGGTAGTGGTGCTAAACAAGCGATTGAGTCGGTTCAAAATCAATTTATGACGCTTTTCTTAGCACTTGATGATGATTATATGAAGGAACGTGCAGCTGATGTAAAGGACGTTTCACAACGATTAATGCGCAAAGTTACAGGCACAACGGAAAGCCTTTCGGATTATAAAGAACCTGTCATTTTAGTAGCCCATGATTTAGCACCTTCAGATACAGCAAAATTGAATGCAGAATTCACAAGAGGATTTATCACGGAAAAAGGTGGTAAAACTTCGCACTCCGCCATTTTCGCACGCTCATTGCAAATTCCAGCAATTGTCGGTGCTACTGGCATTTTGTCTGAAGTGCAAAGTGGTGATATTGCGATTATGAATGGTGAGACGGGTGAATTTTTCATTAACCCAACGACTGAGCAACTTGAACATTATGAGGCGCTTAGACAAGAACAAATTGAGAAGCGCCTAGGTTTACAGGCTCTATTGAGTGAAAAAACCGTAACGAAAGATGGGCATCATGCCGAACTTGCTGCGAACATTGGGAGCTTAAACGATGCGCAGAAAGCACTTGAGCAGGGTGCAGAAGGCGTCGGCTTATTTCGTACAGAATTTTTGTACTTGGAGCGAGATACTGCGCCTACTGAACAAGAACAATTCAAAGTTTATCGTGATGTTTTAACTGCTATGGGTGAACGCCCAGTCGTAGTACGCACACTTGATATCGGTGGCGACAAAGTGATCCCTTATTTAAATATGCCTAAAGAGGACAATCCATTTTTAGGTTTACGTGCAATTCGTTTGTGCTTCGCAAACGAAGAGCTGTTCCGGACACAGCTTCGAGCATTACTACGCGCGAGCAGCTACGGTAACTTAAAAATAATGTTTCCGATGATTTCGTCAATCGATGAAATTCTTCAAGCTAAGCAGTGGCTGGCTGAGGAAAAGGAAGCTTTAATTGGACAAAATGTTGAAGTAAGTGACTTCGAAATCGGCATCATGGTTGAAATTCCGAGTGCTGCAATTTTATCACCTGTGTTTGCTAAGGAAGTGGACTTCTTCTCAATCGGCACAAATGACTTAATTCAATACACATTAGCAGCTGACCGAATGAATGAAACAATTTCACATTTATATGAACCATTCCACCCTGCGATTGTATCGCTTTTGAAACTTGTAATTGATAGTGCCCATGCACAGGGAAAATGGGTTGGCATGTGCGGTGAAATGGCTGGAGACTCTGCAGCAATTCCCTTACTTGTCGCACTTGGCCTCGATGAATTTTCAATGAGTGCCCCTTCGATTTTAGCTGCGCGTAAGCAGATTAACAGTTTATCGAAGGAAGCTCTACAAGAAAAACTGCAGCAAACATTACAACAATCTACCGCTGAAGGCATACGCGCTATTTGGCACTAAACAAATCAACCCCATCCCGATACGATTCTCTTGTACCGGGATGGGGTTTCTATTTACAAATAATTAGTGTGGCGATATCTGAATGAAAATACCGGGCGCCTAGTAAAGAAATTTTGATTTCCTGACGAATTATTGCTAAAAGTTTTTATACCCTATCTGCAGGTGTCAGGTACTTCATTCCCAATATACGTTTCATCTCTTCGCTCACCCAGTTGCGTAAAGCGATATTGCCATAACTTCTTGTTTCATCGTATCCCCTAAACAATATAAAATAGTAGGTCATATAATCATCGGTTTTTTGCTTTTCAATTTTACAACCTTTCTTATACAAAAAGTCCCTTAGCTTTTTAAATTCAAGAAAGGTTTCATTAATTTTGGAATCGTACCACTCTCCCAGTACGTCCCTCATTTTTAATTCTGAAATACAGTCTCTGTCCCGCTCGAGTGTTTTTAAAAATAATTCCAGTACAATGTACCGGTGAATGTCATCACTAAGCTTCATGAATTCTTTATGCATTGAGACCACTCGCTTTACTAATTGATGGATATACCGCTATTTCTATTCTATACAAGAACACTTGTTTGTATACATGATCTGAGAATGTAAATTGGACGTTTCATCTGAAGGAAAAACTTTCAATCGAAGAATCGGGTATTTTTCATAGCTGTTTAAGCCATTCTAACTTTTGTTAAGGAGGTGAACAGCTGTGGAAAATAATAAACTTAATATTAAACGTCAGCGCAATAACAATAACAACAATAATAATGAATTTGAATTCGGTGAAGATTTCAATTTCGAAAATTTAAATAATCAAAATCAAAATAACCGTAACAACAATAACAATAATAACTTCAATAAGAAAAACAAAAATAATAATAACAACAATAAATAATACGAACTCCCTTTAGTGGAGATTGAAAAACAATCCCTCAATATATAGTAACTAAGCAGCCCTTTACCTTCCCACTGGTAAAGGGCTGCTTAGTTACTGAAACTTTTTACAATGGCAAAAGTCTCAAACCCTATAACTGTATAAAAAGAGTAAGTGTGGAGAAGAATAACGTTCACTGAACGCTTTCTTATAAATTTTCGATACAGATGACCAGATTTAATATTAATTACATTGATTTTTAGTATGAGCAATTATCTTGAAGATTAACAAAAACAGGAATAACATAGTAATTGTAAGTTAATCTCACTATTCGGAGGGGTTTAATATGAATAAAGCACCAATTACAGTTAACGCTATTATTAATGGCGAAAAAATACAAAC belongs to Solibacillus sp. FSL W7-1436 and includes:
- a CDS encoding HPr family phosphocarrier protein; amino-acid sequence: MSQKTFTITSKEGLHARPASALVKVASGFSSEIFLQYGEKNVNLKSILGVMSLGVPAGGEFTITATGSDEEVALQQLDAILKEQGLV
- a CDS encoding DeoR/GlpR family DNA-binding transcription regulator, producing MITIIFTERQQQILAYLRQYGTATLQQLVDFTNSSESSIRRDLTELDKKQFIDRFHGGATLRNPMLGEKSLLEKSVESLTEKQQIMQLAAQHIRYGECIYLDAGSTILHLIPHIANKQVKVVTNGLMHVPLLIEQNIETVIIGGHVKAKTQAIIGSKAISQLQEYYFDRAFIGANGFSEVQGYTTADLEEAMLKQLAIKQSKQAYVVADRSKFGLSQFAKFGDLQEAILITAGLTDAEYEQIERKTEVLLA
- a CDS encoding histidinol-phosphatase, whose protein sequence is MENNKLNIKRQRNNNNNNNNEFEFGEDFNFENLNNQNQNNRNNNNNNNFNKKNKNNNNNNK
- the ptsP gene encoding phosphoenolpyruvate--protein phosphotransferase: MKIQGIAAASGISIAKIVKFEPVTILEQTEIGTTEQELAKLTQAIADSKIDLQQLEAQTAERLGTSEAEVFGAHLLVLQDPEYIDTIEALIHEGSGAKQAIESVQNQFMTLFLALDDDYMKERAADVKDVSQRLMRKVTGTTESLSDYKEPVILVAHDLAPSDTAKLNAEFTRGFITEKGGKTSHSAIFARSLQIPAIVGATGILSEVQSGDIAIMNGETGEFFINPTTEQLEHYEALRQEQIEKRLGLQALLSEKTVTKDGHHAELAANIGSLNDAQKALEQGAEGVGLFRTEFLYLERDTAPTEQEQFKVYRDVLTAMGERPVVVRTLDIGGDKVIPYLNMPKEDNPFLGLRAIRLCFANEELFRTQLRALLRASSYGNLKIMFPMISSIDEILQAKQWLAEEKEALIGQNVEVSDFEIGIMVEIPSAAILSPVFAKEVDFFSIGTNDLIQYTLAADRMNETISHLYEPFHPAIVSLLKLVIDSAHAQGKWVGMCGEMAGDSAAIPLLVALGLDEFSMSAPSILAARKQINSLSKEALQEKLQQTLQQSTAEGIRAIWH